The Papaver somniferum cultivar HN1 unplaced genomic scaffold, ASM357369v1 unplaced-scaffold_58, whole genome shotgun sequence genome has a segment encoding these proteins:
- the LOC113343415 gene encoding uncharacterized protein LOC113343415 yields MGEQFVPVSSTSLRNSISFADMVKGKQIQNHSIIDISSLPNPVFHDDKPYVEIPLDFFQEGCAAWNFSLIGRLDFRVSRFTDVKKSLEDQWSLDPGRVKFTPMNKGFFIIKFLTEEDKLKIREKTWKIDQQELHLRDWFPWFDPDKESSSHAAVWVNFPGLYVELWTEKVLLSLGKHLGTPIMVDKKTLNHEYGCYAAVLIDIDFTKKVPDSIHVTVDGRSFDQFVELQKIPKFCSCCRIVGHVESDCRRKTKKNPLDNPAKSNLKWHPVNKTMREAKVPEDTNVLGVNQNSVDNNSVPLFDVIGVSDSAANQWKLVSGKANNTTHVDDVFTTEVVMHRNKFDILESELGLEITYHANPVTTEDSEMEQFSDDGAVDNDILESWKAKRVARRAEKILAEHKSDLDNDQVNLENTGNDVVYSDGVLRENKSGLSSTLKYTEPSKAIGPTTNSTDQVFEKGKHEDILREQQEVRAKAKSKGSSNIAEHNARLQLHKV; encoded by the coding sequence ATGGGAGAACAATTTGTTCCTGTTTCGTCTACATCTCTTAGGAATTCTATTTCCTTTGCAGACATGGTCAAAGGTAAACAAATACAGAATCATTCTATTATTGATATTAGCAGTTTACCAAATCCTGTTTTTCATGATGATAAACCCTATGTGGAAATCCCGTTAGATTTTTTTCAAGAAGGGTGTGCGGCTTGGAATTTCAGTCTCATTGGTAGactggattttagggtttctcgCTTTACTGATGTTAAGAAATCTTTGGAAGACCAATGGAGTTTAGATCCAGGAAGGGTCAAGTTTACGCCTATGAATAAGGGTTTCTTTATTATCAAGTTTTTAACTGaggaagataaactaaaaatccgTGAGAAAACATGGAAAATCGATCAACAAGAGTTACATCTTCGTGACTGGTTTCCATGGTTTGATCCGGATAAAGAAAGTTCTTCTCATGCTGCTGTTTGGGTTAATTTTCCTGGATTATATGTTGAATTGTGGACGGAAAAAGTGTTGTTATCTCTTGGAAAACACCTAGGCACTCCCATTATGGTAGATAAGAAGACCTTGAATCATGAGTATGGTTGTTATGCAGCTGttttaattgatattgatttcACAAAGAAAGTTCCAGATTCCATTCATGTAACAGTGGATGGAAGAAGTTTCGATCAGTTtgttgaacttcaaaaaattcctAAATTTTGCTCATGTTGCAGAATTGTGGGTCATGTTGAATCTGATTGTAGGAGAAAAACTAAGAAGAATCCTTTGGATAATCCTGCTAAAAGTAATCTGAAGTGGCACCCAGTTAACAAGACGATGCGAGAAGCTAAGGTGCCTGAAGATACTAATGTGCTGGGAGTTAATCAGAATTCTGTTGATAATAATTCAGTTCCGTTGTTTGATGTTATTGGTGTTTCTGACTCTGCAGCTAATCAATGGAAATTGGTTAGTGGAAAGGCGAACAACACCACTCATGTGGATGATGTATTCACCACTGAAGTTGTTATGCACCGAAACAAATTTGATATCCTTGAGAGTGAATTAGGTCTGGAGATCACATACCATGCAAATCCTGTGACAACGGAGGACAGTGAGATGGAGCAGTTTTCAGATGATGGAGCTGTGGACAATGATATTTTGGAAAGTTGGAAAGCTAAAAGAGTAGCTCGAAGGGCTGAAAAAATTCTTGCTGAGCATAAGTCTGACCTAGACAATGATCAGGTTAATTTGGAGAATACTGGGAATGATGTAGTTTACTCTGACGGTGTTTTGAGGGAGAATAAGTCTGGGCTGAGTTCTACTTTGAAGTATACAGAACCGAGCAAGGCTATTGGACCTACAACAAACTCTACGGACCAGGTTTTTGAAAAGGGAAAACATGAAGATATTTTGAGGGAGCAGCAGGAGGTACGTGCCAAGGCAAAATCTAAAGGTAGTTCGAATATTGCTGAGCACAATGCTAGGCTGCAACTGCATAAAGTTTGA
- the LOC113343416 gene encoding uncharacterized protein LOC113343416, giving the protein MDQLPSIDEIHAAVFDLGADSAPGPDGFAGFFYGHCWEIIREDLVNAILFCWSNIFIPHGVNSSLLMLLPKERGANTLRNFRPIGLTSEMVNETQIKRKHSNVRLKLDITQAFDAVSWTFILEVFRRYGFSESWCDWILQILKSARISVPVNGSPEGFFSIDRGLRQGNMKSLRNLVDFLGLYQRASGQTVSREKSKLYFGGGSLNMRATISAFLGMPIAIFPDRYLGVKVMPEAIKYHHVANVVEKIKEQLAGWKGRMLSFQDRVVLVKSVLASYSIHNMAVYKWPRKFIHV; this is encoded by the exons ATGGATCAGTTGCCATCAATTGATGAGATTCATGcagcggtttttgatttgggtgcAGATAGTGCGCCAGGGCCAGatgggtttgctggttttttctatgggcattgttgggagattatccgGGAGGATTTGGTTAATGCTATTCTGTTTTGTTGGTCTAATATATTCATTCCTCACGGCGTGAATTCTAGTCTTCTCATGCTTCTGCCTAAAGAGAGAGGTGCTAATACTCTTCGtaactttaggccgattggtctta cttcagAGATGGTGAATGAAACGCAGATTAAGCGGAAACATAGTAATGTTAGGTTAAAACTTGATATAACTCAGGCATTTGACGCGGTTAGTTGGACTTTCATCTTGGAGGTGTTTCGAAGATATGGTTTTTCTGAGAGTTGGTGTGACTGGATTCTCCAAATTCTCAAGTCTGCTAGAATTTCGGTTCCCGTCAATGGTAGCCCGGAAGGTTTCTTCAGTATTGATAGAGGGCTTCGTCAGG GTAACATGAAGAGTTTGAGAAATCTGGTGGATTTTTTGGGTTTATATCAACGTGCTTCGGGTCAAACAGTAAGTCGAGAGAAGAGTAAACTATATTTTGGTGGTGGTTCTTTGAATATGAGAGCTACTATTTCTGCTTTTCTGGGGATGCCTATTGCTATTTTTCCAGATAGGTATTTAGGGGTTAAGGTTATGCCTGAAGCCATTAAATATCATCATGTAGCCAATGTTGttgagaagatcaaagaacaacttGCGGGTTGGAAGGGAAGGatgctttcttttcaagacaGAGTGGTGTTGGTAAAATCTGTGTTAGCTAGTTATTCGATTCATAATATGGCTGTTTATAAGTGGCCAAgaaaatttattcatgtgtga